The Pirellulales bacterium genome includes a window with the following:
- the kdpB gene encoding potassium-transporting ATPase subunit KdpB, whose protein sequence is MSSQVQARSLFDGPLVRRALVDALRKLNPRHQVRNPVMFTVWVGSVATTALFVQAVVGQGEAGAPFIFGISAWLWFTVLFANFAEAMAEGRGKAQADSLRQSRRDVIAKQLAEPRHGAKHHPVSATKLRRDDVVLVEAGDTIPADGEIIEGVASVNESAITGESAPVIRESGGDRSSVTGGTIVLSDWLVVRVTANPGETFLDRMIALVEGARRQKTPNEIALSILLAVMTIVFLLACATLLPLSVYSVRSTGQGAPITITVLVALLVCLIPTTIGGLLSAIGIAGMDRMIRANVIATSGRAVEAAGDVDVLLLDKTGTITLGNRQAVELRPALGIEIETLANAAQLASLADETPEGRSIVVLAKQRYGLRGRNVQELHAKFIPFSAQTRLSGVDFDGRRIRKGAADAIRHFLGEQHAGLPSEVERDVNEISRLGGTPLVVCEGQRALGTVFLKDIVKGGIRERFGELRKMGIKTVMITGDNPLTAAAIAAEAGVDDFLAQATPEAKLTLIRQQQAGGRLVAMTGDGTNDSPALAQADVAVAMNSGTQAAKEAGNMVDLDSNPTKLIEIVQIGKQLLMTRGALTTFSLSNDVAKYFAIIPAAFATTYPVLDRLNLMRLATPQSAILSAVIFNALIIVALIPLALRGVKYRAVGAATLLRDNLLIYGVGGLVVPFIGIKAVDLILAALNLA, encoded by the coding sequence ATGTCGTCGCAGGTACAGGCACGTTCGTTGTTCGATGGCCCGCTGGTGCGTCGGGCGCTGGTCGATGCCTTGCGCAAGCTCAATCCGAGACACCAGGTTCGCAACCCCGTAATGTTCACCGTCTGGGTCGGCAGCGTGGCGACCACCGCGTTGTTCGTGCAGGCAGTGGTGGGCCAGGGCGAGGCCGGGGCTCCGTTCATTTTCGGCATCTCGGCCTGGCTCTGGTTCACGGTGCTGTTCGCCAACTTTGCCGAGGCGATGGCCGAGGGACGCGGCAAGGCCCAGGCCGACAGCCTGCGGCAATCGCGCCGCGACGTGATCGCCAAGCAGTTGGCCGAGCCACGCCACGGCGCCAAGCATCACCCCGTGTCGGCCACGAAACTGCGCCGCGACGACGTGGTGCTGGTCGAGGCCGGTGACACGATTCCGGCCGATGGCGAGATCATCGAGGGCGTCGCCTCGGTCAACGAAAGCGCCATCACCGGAGAAAGCGCCCCGGTGATTCGCGAGTCGGGCGGCGACCGCAGCAGCGTCACGGGCGGCACGATCGTGTTGTCCGATTGGCTCGTGGTACGCGTGACGGCGAACCCGGGCGAGACATTTCTCGACCGGATGATCGCCCTGGTCGAAGGCGCCAGGCGGCAGAAAACTCCCAACGAGATTGCACTGAGCATCTTATTAGCCGTGATGACGATCGTCTTTCTCCTGGCGTGTGCGACGCTGTTGCCGCTGTCGGTGTACAGCGTCCGGTCGACCGGCCAAGGGGCGCCGATCACAATCACGGTGCTGGTGGCGCTACTGGTGTGCTTGATTCCGACGACCATCGGCGGGCTGCTTTCGGCCATCGGCATTGCCGGCATGGACCGGATGATTCGCGCGAACGTGATCGCGACGTCGGGCCGCGCCGTCGAGGCCGCCGGCGACGTCGACGTGTTGCTGCTCGACAAGACGGGCACGATCACGCTGGGCAATCGCCAGGCGGTCGAGTTGCGGCCGGCCCTGGGGATCGAGATCGAGACGCTGGCCAACGCCGCGCAACTGGCCTCGCTGGCCGATGAGACGCCCGAGGGCCGCAGCATCGTCGTGCTGGCCAAGCAGCGCTATGGGCTGCGCGGCCGGAACGTTCAGGAGCTGCACGCAAAATTCATCCCGTTCAGCGCCCAGACGCGGCTCAGCGGCGTCGACTTCGACGGCCGGCGCATTCGCAAGGGTGCGGCCGACGCGATCCGCCATTTTCTCGGCGAGCAGCACGCCGGCCTGCCGTCCGAGGTCGAGCGCGACGTGAACGAAATCTCCCGGCTCGGCGGCACGCCGCTGGTCGTCTGCGAAGGGCAGCGCGCCTTGGGAACCGTGTTTCTCAAGGACATCGTCAAGGGCGGGATTCGGGAACGTTTCGGCGAGTTGCGAAAGATGGGCATCAAGACAGTGATGATCACCGGCGACAACCCGTTGACGGCCGCGGCGATCGCCGCCGAAGCGGGCGTCGACGACTTTCTCGCGCAGGCCACGCCCGAGGCGAAGCTCACGCTCATTCGTCAGCAGCAGGCCGGCGGACGGCTGGTCGCCATGACGGGCGACGGCACGAACGACTCGCCTGCTTTGGCCCAAGCCGACGTCGCCGTGGCCATGAACTCCGGCACGCAAGCCGCGAAAGAGGCCGGCAACATGGTCGATCTCGATTCGAATCCGACCAAGCTGATCGAGATCGTGCAGATCGGCAAGCAACTGTTGATGACCCGCGGGGCACTGACGACCTTCAGCCTTTCGAACGACGTCGCGAAATACTTCGCCATCATCCCGGCGGCATTTGCGACCACCTACCCGGTACTCGATCGTTTGAACCTGATGCGTCTGGCGACGCCCCAAAGCGCAATCCTCTCGGCGGTCATTTTCAACGCGCTGATCATCGTCGCGTTGATCCCCCTGGCCTTGCGGGGCGTCAAGTACCGGGCGGTAGGCGCGGCAACCCTGCTGCGCGACAACCTGCTCATTTATGGCGTTGGCGGGCTGGTCGTGCCCTTCATCGGGATCAAGGCCGTCGATCTGATCCTGGCAGCGCTCAACCTGGCGTGA
- the kdpF gene encoding K(+)-transporting ATPase subunit F has translation MSVTYLIGAVVAVLLLAYLTVALLKPEWFS, from the coding sequence ATGAGCGTCACCTATCTGATCGGCGCGGTCGTGGCCGTGTTGCTGCTGGCCTACTTGACCGTCGCCCTATTGAAGCCGGAGTGGTTTTCATGA
- a CDS encoding PEP-CTERM sorting domain-containing protein (PEP-CTERM proteins occur, often in large numbers, in the proteomes of bacteria that also encode an exosortase, a predicted intramembrane cysteine proteinase. The presence of a PEP-CTERM domain at a protein's C-terminus predicts cleavage within the sorting domain, followed by covalent anchoring to some some component of the (usually Gram-negative) cell surface. Many PEP-CTERM proteins exhibit an unusual sequence composition that includes large numbers of potential glycosylation sites. Expression of one such protein has been shown restore the ability of a bacterium to form floc, a type of biofilm.): MEGVNSADIAFTFGNPYIRYGDPTLVPTGTGTIVRYASAFDGTNWQTGTPIPSGPFPTGGHACFYPAYGGDPNYETLGGEHFGIAINGNPTNTIYRWLLGDNSGNLIPAGSTVKIPAPMWNVAPPANPAAPAAVQAVLPALPIENPGDLFGEAIWVKVFVTEAPEPAELDHLVPGDPRVPDGEDAGETEVEWQLLQAGKDGLDEVDSGENDLAEDSNSITRRYEFYAYLGPYDEEGEATQEDPGADLEFVGDFLGAQNAALNLEAFIVPEPATMTLLATGLGCLVACRVRTRRHTKKVR; encoded by the coding sequence TTGGAAGGAGTCAATTCGGCCGACATTGCCTTTACGTTCGGTAACCCGTACATCCGTTACGGCGATCCGACGCTTGTGCCGACGGGCACCGGTACCATCGTTCGCTACGCCAGCGCCTTCGATGGAACCAATTGGCAGACGGGCACGCCGATTCCGTCGGGCCCCTTCCCTACGGGAGGCCACGCGTGCTTCTATCCTGCGTATGGCGGCGATCCGAATTATGAAACGCTCGGCGGCGAACATTTCGGCATCGCGATCAATGGCAACCCGACGAACACCATCTATCGATGGCTGTTGGGCGACAACTCGGGCAACCTGATTCCGGCCGGCTCGACGGTGAAGATTCCCGCGCCGATGTGGAACGTCGCACCGCCGGCCAATCCCGCGGCGCCTGCTGCGGTTCAGGCGGTGCTGCCGGCATTGCCGATCGAGAATCCTGGCGATCTGTTCGGCGAGGCGATCTGGGTGAAGGTGTTCGTGACCGAGGCCCCCGAGCCGGCCGAACTCGATCACCTGGTGCCGGGCGATCCACGCGTGCCCGATGGCGAGGACGCCGGTGAAACGGAAGTCGAATGGCAGCTCTTGCAGGCGGGCAAAGACGGCCTGGACGAAGTCGACAGCGGCGAGAACGATCTGGCCGAAGACTCGAACTCGATCACGCGGCGGTACGAGTTCTATGCCTACTTGGGCCCCTATGACGAGGAAGGCGAGGCCACGCAAGAAGACCCCGGCGCCGATCTGGAATTCGTCGGCGACTTCTTGGGTGCACAGAACGCGGCTTTGAACCTCGAAGCCTTCATCGTGCCCGAACCCGCGACGATGACGCTCTTGGCGACGGGGTTGGGTTGCCTGGTCGCTTGTCGCGTCCGTACCCGGCGGCATACGAAAAAGGTTCGCTAG
- the kdpC gene encoding potassium-transporting ATPase subunit KdpC gives MWRQCRPALVIFALLSLLTGVIYPAAVTLVAQLAMPHQANGSVLVDEQGRAVGSELIGQAFDAPQYFWGRLSATGPVPYNAGASSGSNWGPLNPALAEAARSRVEALRAAGHVPSVRIPVDLVTASGSGLDPHISPAAADYQVARVAHARGLPEAEVRAVVRQHTAMRTLGILGEPRVNVLLVNLHLDRLQRK, from the coding sequence ATGTGGCGTCAATGTCGTCCGGCCCTGGTGATCTTTGCTTTGCTTTCGCTGCTGACCGGGGTGATCTATCCGGCCGCGGTCACATTGGTTGCTCAACTGGCCATGCCCCATCAGGCCAACGGCAGCGTGCTCGTCGACGAGCAAGGCCGTGCGGTGGGCTCGGAACTGATTGGGCAGGCGTTCGACGCCCCGCAATACTTCTGGGGGCGGCTCTCCGCGACGGGGCCCGTCCCGTACAACGCGGGAGCGTCGAGCGGGTCGAATTGGGGCCCGCTGAACCCGGCGCTGGCCGAAGCTGCCCGATCACGCGTCGAAGCGCTACGTGCCGCGGGTCATGTTCCCAGCGTTAGAATACCCGTGGACTTGGTCACTGCGTCCGGTTCGGGTCTCGATCCACACATCAGCCCGGCGGCCGCGGATTACCAGGTGGCCCGCGTGGCGCATGCGCGCGGCCTGCCCGAGGCCGAAGTGCGCGCCGTCGTACGGCAGCATACGGCAATGCGGACGTTGGGCATCCTGGGCGAGCCCCGTGTGAATGTCTTGTTGGTGAATTTGCACTTGGATCGATTGCAGCGCAAGTAA
- a CDS encoding sensor histidine kinase KdpD, whose translation MADQRPDPDALLASVQAQEARAERGKLKIFFGFAPGVGKTYAMLEAGRKVAKEGVDVLVGYVEPHARPDTQALVLGLDMLSRREVVYRDRTLLEFDLEAALARCPQLVLVDELAHTNAPGMTHAKRWQDIEDLLKAGIDVFTTVNVQHLETVNDLVAQITGIPVRETVPDSVFEQANEVELVDLAPDDLIERLREGKVYFPEQARHAIDNFFRKGNLIALRELSLRRMAERVDAQMADYRAENLVTRIWPASERLLVCVSASPHSMRLVRATRRMATSLRAPWIAVHVETAGDTRMSAADRDRLAQTLQLAEQLGAETVTLPAAHFADEVLHLARTKNVSKIVVGKPQQPRWQEWLRGSFVYELTRKCGDVDIYVITGEQSEPVGRRPAIAEPAINYAGYGSAAGIVAVCSVVCWLAFPVSGTANLIMIYLLGVVASALWLGRGPSALAAVLSVATFDYFFVPPYLTFAVSDTQYLLTFAVMLMTGLIVGTLTARVRFQAESARAREHRTAALYAMSRELVDAATLLQLLPPARRHIGQAFAGDVHLLFPDPATRRLRPLGEHADQRALDEHELGVAQWAFDHQQPAGRGTDTLPSARGLYLPLNVSQKSMGVMALVSSAEQRYFSPDQLRQLVTFAGQIALAAERIEAAAEARKLQVQMEAERLRNSLLSAVSHDLRTPLAAITGASSTLLENDALLEPGVRRELAESIFIEGDRLNRLVANLLDMTRLEAGAIALQKEWQPLEEVIGVALNRLARPLHGREVRVQLPADLPLVPIDGLLVQQVLTNLLENAAKYSPPGTPIEITARLQDNEVEVAVADRGPGINAADRTQIFEKFYRSANAAGRMGVGLGLAICRSIVELHGGRIAVDDRPGGGAVFRFRLPLAGSPPPAVPEEVPVEHSRTE comes from the coding sequence ATGGCCGACCAACGACCTGATCCCGATGCGCTGTTGGCCTCCGTCCAGGCCCAGGAAGCCCGCGCCGAGCGCGGCAAACTGAAGATCTTCTTCGGGTTTGCGCCGGGCGTGGGAAAAACCTATGCCATGCTCGAGGCCGGCCGCAAGGTCGCCAAAGAAGGCGTCGACGTGCTCGTCGGCTACGTCGAGCCGCATGCCCGGCCCGATACCCAGGCCCTGGTGCTCGGGCTTGACATGTTGTCGCGCCGCGAGGTGGTGTATCGCGACCGGACGCTGCTCGAATTCGACCTCGAGGCGGCGCTGGCGCGGTGCCCGCAGTTGGTCCTGGTCGACGAGCTGGCCCACACCAACGCTCCGGGGATGACCCATGCCAAGCGCTGGCAAGACATCGAGGACCTGCTCAAGGCGGGAATCGACGTCTTCACAACGGTCAACGTGCAGCATCTCGAAACCGTCAACGACCTGGTGGCGCAGATCACGGGGATTCCGGTTCGCGAGACGGTGCCCGACTCGGTATTCGAGCAGGCGAACGAAGTCGAACTGGTCGATTTGGCTCCCGACGACCTGATCGAGCGCCTGCGCGAGGGCAAGGTCTACTTTCCCGAGCAGGCGCGCCACGCGATCGACAATTTCTTTCGCAAAGGCAACCTGATCGCGCTGCGCGAGTTGTCGCTGCGTCGGATGGCCGAACGCGTCGACGCGCAGATGGCGGATTACCGGGCCGAAAACCTGGTCACCCGCATCTGGCCGGCCTCGGAGCGGCTGCTGGTTTGCGTGAGCGCCAGCCCGCATTCGATGCGGTTGGTGCGCGCCACGCGTCGCATGGCCACGAGTTTGCGCGCGCCGTGGATCGCAGTGCACGTCGAGACAGCTGGCGACACCCGGATGTCGGCGGCCGATCGCGACCGGCTGGCTCAAACCCTGCAACTGGCCGAACAGCTCGGGGCCGAGACGGTGACGCTGCCGGCGGCCCATTTTGCCGACGAGGTCTTACACCTCGCCCGGACAAAGAACGTCTCGAAGATCGTGGTTGGCAAGCCGCAGCAGCCCCGCTGGCAAGAATGGCTGCGCGGGTCGTTCGTTTACGAGTTGACCCGCAAGTGCGGCGACGTCGATATCTACGTCATCACGGGCGAGCAATCCGAGCCGGTCGGCCGGCGCCCGGCGATTGCCGAGCCGGCGATCAACTACGCTGGCTATGGCTCGGCAGCCGGCATCGTGGCCGTCTGTTCGGTCGTTTGTTGGCTGGCGTTTCCTGTTTCCGGCACGGCCAACCTGATCATGATTTATCTGCTCGGCGTCGTGGCCAGCGCCCTGTGGCTCGGACGCGGTCCCTCGGCCTTGGCGGCCGTGTTGAGCGTGGCGACGTTCGATTATTTCTTCGTGCCGCCGTACCTGACTTTCGCCGTCAGCGACACGCAATACTTGCTGACTTTCGCCGTCATGCTGATGACGGGTCTGATCGTGGGGACGCTGACGGCCCGCGTACGATTTCAAGCCGAATCGGCCCGCGCCCGGGAACACCGCACGGCGGCCTTGTATGCGATGAGTCGCGAGTTGGTCGATGCGGCGACCTTGTTGCAACTGCTACCGCCGGCGAGGCGTCACATCGGGCAGGCGTTTGCCGGGGACGTTCATCTGTTGTTTCCCGACCCGGCAACGCGGCGCCTGCGGCCGCTGGGTGAACATGCCGATCAGCGTGCACTCGACGAACACGAACTGGGTGTTGCGCAATGGGCCTTCGACCACCAGCAACCCGCCGGGCGAGGCACCGACACGCTCCCCTCGGCGCGGGGGCTCTATCTGCCGTTGAACGTAAGCCAGAAAAGCATGGGCGTGATGGCCCTGGTCAGCAGCGCGGAGCAACGCTATTTTTCGCCCGACCAGTTGCGTCAACTCGTGACATTCGCCGGACAAATCGCGCTGGCCGCCGAGCGCATCGAAGCTGCGGCCGAGGCCCGCAAGCTGCAGGTGCAGATGGAGGCCGAGCGGCTGCGGAACTCGCTGCTGAGCGCCGTATCGCACGATTTGCGCACGCCTTTGGCCGCCATTACGGGCGCGAGCAGCACTCTCCTGGAGAATGACGCGCTGCTCGAGCCTGGGGTCCGGCGCGAGCTGGCCGAATCGATTTTTATCGAGGGTGATCGCCTGAATCGGCTCGTGGCCAATCTGCTGGACATGACGCGGCTCGAGGCCGGGGCGATTGCCCTGCAGAAGGAATGGCAGCCGCTCGAGGAGGTGATCGGCGTGGCCCTCAACCGGCTCGCGCGCCCCCTGCACGGACGCGAGGTACGCGTGCAACTGCCGGCCGATTTGCCGCTGGTTCCCATCGATGGACTGCTCGTGCAGCAAGTGCTGACGAACTTGCTGGAAAACGCGGCCAAGTATTCCCCGCCGGGAACACCCATCGAGATTACGGCCAGGCTGCAAGACAACGAAGTCGAAGTAGCGGTCGCCGATCGTGGGCCCGGGATCAACGCCGCTGACCGCACCCAGATTTTCGAAAAGTTCTATCGCTCGGCCAATGCCGCTGGGCGGATGGGCGTAGGGCTCGGTCTAGCCATCTGCCGCAGCATCGTCGAGCTGCACGGCGGGCGCATCGCCGTGGACGATCGTCCCGGCGGCGGGGCCGTGTTTCGTTTCCGGCTGCCGCTCGCCGGTTCACCTCCCCCGGCCGTGCCCGAGGAAGTTCCCGTCGAACATTCCCGGACTGAATGA
- a CDS encoding alkaline phosphatase D family protein, translating to MIFTLVRRLPSLRLALATLGGLLPLLAAAPAGAQSLPQGVAAGDTTVDSSILWTRSTVTGQVRFDVATDPGFTNVVVSNQVNVANAAIPIKSSVTGLTADTQYYYRARNAAGVTSSGQFRTLAAPGTQTGLRFGVSGDWFGGNVDYLALTNAPSRDLDFFVALGDTAYADLTSPAGGAASSLAQFRNKQAEVYDNPAMMNLRESTSWYATIDDHEVRNDFSGGANPSTDTRFQQTGSYINDTALFDNGLRAFQEYNPIADTFYGATGDPRTAGERNLYRTRQFGQDAVTFMLDARSFRDSPLGEPDLFNLQGYINDSFNPARTMLGRAQIDTLKTDLLAAQNADVTWKFILVPEPIQYLGPFDPSDRFEGYEAERTEILKFIDDHDIENVVFISADIHNTVVNDLTYRRTATGPDRPLAAWEISTGALYGPTPGGFQAMQEALALGLVSQEQYDEYLTLPVRDKDAFFNSLLDELLPSLSIFNYHDVSPFGLTDSPLISAELLSGTWNIGHSWGWTEFEIDATTQDLLVTTYGIDTQGVITSPEVFGQFRVHAVGVPEPSSLVLAASAMVLLPLLGNRFRRSSQPSRHRDS from the coding sequence ATGATCTTCACGCTCGTTCGCCGGCTGCCCAGCCTTCGGCTCGCCCTTGCCACGCTCGGAGGGCTGTTGCCGCTGCTGGCGGCTGCTCCTGCGGGAGCGCAATCTCTCCCCCAAGGAGTCGCTGCCGGCGATACCACGGTCGATTCGTCGATCCTTTGGACGCGCAGCACGGTCACCGGGCAGGTCCGCTTCGACGTGGCGACCGATCCAGGATTCACGAATGTCGTGGTCAGCAACCAGGTGAACGTCGCCAACGCGGCGATCCCCATCAAGTCATCCGTCACCGGGCTGACGGCCGACACGCAGTATTACTATCGCGCCCGCAACGCCGCCGGCGTGACGTCCAGCGGGCAGTTCCGCACCTTGGCCGCCCCCGGCACCCAAACGGGCCTGCGGTTTGGCGTCTCGGGCGACTGGTTCGGTGGCAATGTCGACTATCTCGCGCTGACCAATGCTCCGAGCCGCGATTTGGACTTCTTCGTGGCCTTGGGCGATACGGCATATGCCGACTTGACGTCGCCGGCCGGCGGGGCGGCTTCGTCGCTGGCCCAGTTTCGCAACAAGCAAGCCGAGGTCTATGACAATCCCGCGATGATGAACCTCCGGGAGTCGACTTCGTGGTATGCCACGATCGACGACCACGAGGTGCGCAACGATTTTTCGGGCGGCGCGAATCCGTCGACCGACACCCGGTTTCAGCAAACCGGCAGCTATATCAACGACACCGCCTTGTTCGACAACGGTCTGAGGGCCTTTCAGGAATACAACCCGATTGCGGACACCTTTTACGGCGCGACGGGCGACCCACGCACCGCCGGCGAGCGCAATCTGTATCGCACGCGGCAATTCGGCCAAGATGCGGTGACGTTCATGCTCGATGCGCGCTCGTTTCGCGACTCGCCTTTGGGCGAGCCCGATCTGTTCAATCTGCAGGGCTACATCAACGACAGCTTCAACCCGGCCCGGACGATGCTCGGTCGCGCGCAGATCGACACGCTCAAGACCGATCTGCTGGCCGCCCAAAACGCTGACGTCACTTGGAAGTTCATCCTCGTGCCCGAGCCGATTCAGTACCTGGGCCCGTTTGATCCCTCGGACCGGTTTGAAGGCTACGAGGCCGAGCGCACCGAGATTCTGAAGTTCATCGACGACCATGACATCGAAAACGTCGTTTTCATTTCGGCCGACATCCACAACACGGTCGTCAACGACCTGACTTATCGACGCACCGCGACGGGACCTGACCGGCCGCTGGCCGCGTGGGAAATCAGCACCGGGGCCCTGTATGGCCCGACGCCGGGTGGGTTCCAGGCGATGCAGGAGGCGCTCGCCTTGGGCCTGGTCTCGCAGGAGCAATATGACGAGTACCTCACGCTGCCGGTCCGCGACAAGGACGCCTTTTTCAACTCCCTGCTCGACGAGTTGCTGCCCTCGCTGAGCATCTTCAACTACCACGACGTTTCACCGTTTGGCCTGACCGACTCGCCGTTGATCAGCGCGGAGTTATTGTCCGGCACTTGGAACATCGGTCATTCCTGGGGCTGGACCGAGTTCGAGATCGATGCGACCACACAGGACCTGCTGGTGACGACGTATGGCATCGACACGCAGGGCGTCATCACCTCCCCGGAAGTCTTTGGACAATTCCGTGTCCACGCGGTTGGCGTGCCCGAGCCGTCGAGTCTCGTGCTGGCTGCATCGGCGATGGTGCTGTTGCCACTCTTGGGCAACCGATTCCGCCGATCATCCCAACCCAGCCGCCACCGGGACAGCTGA
- the kdpA gene encoding potassium-transporting ATPase subunit KdpA — MTWNADIQVALFVAILVALVKPVGWYMAQVYEGAGCGLDRVLGPLERWFYRVAGVDPKHDMRWQTYTIALLAFNLLGFVAVYALQRLQGSLPLNPQGLPGVPPDSSFNTAVSFATNTNWQGYGGEVTMSYLTQMLGLTVQNFVSAASGMAVLVGLIRGLRRRPAEPGPAVAVNTRESQAAPGETAGIGNFWVDVTRATLYILLPLSIVLALVLVSQGVVQTFSPYREVALLQPQTDAEGQAVITQQLALGPAASQVAIKQLGTNGGGFFNVNSAHPFENPTPWSNLLEMLAILLLPAACCYQFGRMIGDTRQGWALLAAMLVLFVPLAFACVAAEQSGNPALGRLEIDQLAGPGHTGGNMEGKESRFGIANSALWAAATTAASNGSVNSMHDSFTPLGGLVPICLMQLGEVVFGGVGSGLYGMLAFALVAVFIAGLMVGRTPEYLGKKIEAYEMKMASLVILFPPVVVLVGTAVALSCGPGQATIFNREPVPHGLSEVLYAFSSAGNNNGSAFAGLGANTVFYNLSLGLAMLIARYWLMVPILAVAGSLAAKKYSPPTRGTLPTHGPLFVALLASVVVLVGALTFIPALALGPIVEQLLMAQG; from the coding sequence TTGACCTGGAACGCGGACATCCAAGTCGCCTTGTTCGTGGCGATCCTGGTAGCGCTGGTCAAACCCGTCGGTTGGTATATGGCGCAGGTCTACGAGGGCGCGGGCTGCGGCCTGGATCGCGTCCTCGGCCCGCTCGAGCGATGGTTCTATCGAGTCGCCGGGGTCGATCCGAAGCATGACATGCGCTGGCAGACGTATACGATCGCCCTGTTGGCGTTCAATCTGCTGGGTTTCGTGGCCGTCTATGCGTTGCAACGGCTGCAGGGCAGCCTGCCGCTGAATCCCCAAGGGTTGCCGGGCGTCCCGCCCGACTCGTCGTTCAATACGGCCGTGAGCTTCGCGACGAACACCAACTGGCAGGGCTACGGTGGCGAGGTCACGATGAGTTACCTGACCCAGATGCTCGGCTTGACCGTGCAGAACTTTGTCTCGGCGGCGAGCGGCATGGCCGTGCTCGTGGGCTTGATCCGTGGCCTTCGTCGCCGGCCCGCGGAGCCGGGGCCGGCGGTCGCGGTGAACACCCGAGAATCGCAGGCCGCACCTGGCGAGACCGCGGGCATCGGCAATTTCTGGGTCGATGTGACGCGTGCGACGCTGTACATCCTGCTGCCGCTGTCGATCGTGCTGGCGCTGGTACTGGTTTCGCAAGGCGTGGTGCAGACGTTTTCGCCCTACCGCGAAGTCGCGCTCTTGCAGCCGCAGACCGACGCCGAGGGCCAGGCGGTCATCACGCAGCAACTGGCCCTGGGGCCAGCCGCGTCGCAGGTGGCCATCAAACAGCTCGGCACCAACGGCGGCGGCTTCTTCAATGTCAACTCGGCGCATCCCTTCGAGAACCCGACCCCCTGGTCGAACTTGCTCGAGATGCTGGCGATCCTGCTGTTGCCGGCGGCTTGCTGTTATCAGTTCGGACGGATGATCGGCGACACCCGCCAGGGTTGGGCCCTGCTGGCGGCCATGCTGGTGCTGTTCGTACCGCTGGCTTTCGCGTGTGTGGCGGCAGAACAATCCGGCAACCCAGCATTAGGGCGACTCGAAATCGACCAACTTGCCGGCCCCGGGCACACGGGCGGCAACATGGAGGGCAAAGAGTCGCGCTTCGGCATCGCCAATTCGGCCTTGTGGGCCGCGGCCACGACGGCCGCCTCGAACGGCAGTGTTAACAGCATGCACGATTCGTTCACTCCGCTGGGAGGGCTGGTGCCGATCTGCCTGATGCAATTGGGCGAAGTCGTGTTTGGCGGCGTGGGCAGCGGCCTCTACGGCATGCTCGCCTTTGCGCTCGTGGCCGTATTTATCGCGGGGTTGATGGTCGGTCGCACGCCCGAGTATCTGGGCAAGAAGATCGAGGCCTACGAAATGAAGATGGCCTCGCTGGTGATCCTGTTCCCCCCCGTGGTGGTCTTGGTTGGGACCGCAGTCGCCCTGTCTTGCGGTCCGGGGCAAGCGACGATCTTCAATCGCGAGCCGGTCCCGCACGGACTGAGCGAGGTCCTCTACGCGTTCTCGTCGGCGGGGAACAACAACGGCAGCGCCTTCGCCGGACTCGGCGCGAACACGGTCTTTTACAACCTGTCGTTGGGCCTGGCGATGCTCATCGCACGCTATTGGCTGATGGTCCCGATCTTGGCCGTGGCCGGCTCGTTGGCCGCAAAGAAGTATTCGCCGCCCACGCGCGGCACCTTGCCCACGCATGGTCCGCTGTTCGTCGCGCTGCTGGCGAGCGTCGTCGTGCTCGTGGGCGCATTGACGTTCATCCCGGCCCTGGCGCTGGGACCGATCGTCGAGCAATTGCTCATGGCGCAAGGATAA